In the Ranitomeya imitator isolate aRanImi1 chromosome 2, aRanImi1.pri, whole genome shotgun sequence genome, CCTCATGATCAATACAAGTGTAGAGCGACTCCACATCAGCAGTCACCAGCAACATGTTGGGCTCAAGATACATACCATCCAACCTCCTAAGGAAGTCCGTGGTGTCTCGGACATGGGAGGGCAGCGTTTCAACCTGAGATTTCAAATAATGATCAATATATTTGCATATAGGGTCGCATAGCCCCCCCatgcccgagacaatcggacgccccggtAGATTGGCAGTATCTTTATGGACCTTAGGGAGAAGATAGAACGTGGGCACCCTAGGATTCTGAACCAATAGACCATTATGTATCTTTTTAGAAATAGTACCCCTCTCAAAAGCGTTATCAAGTATAATCTCGatcttattttgatactgtttcatAGGATTTTCGTGTAGCAGGGAGTAAGTTTTCCCATCACGTAATTGCCTAAAGGCCTCCTTTTCGTATTTCTCCACcggccagaccaccacattcccCCCTTTATCAGCAGGTTTAATAACCACATCATCTAAGTGTCCCAATTCTTCCAATGCCCGTCTTTGTTGAAATGATAAATTATCCCTCCTTCCCTTATTACCAATAGTTTTAAATTCTTTGGCAACCAATTTAGTAAAAATATCTACTTGGGAACACAATGCTAAAGGGGGGAAGGTGGTGGACTTGGGAGTAATAGGTGGCGGAGAAATACTTACACTCACAGGATGAGATTCAGATTCCAACTCTTCCAGTACACGAATAACCTCCAGATCTTGTGTGGTTTCAATAATACACCTAGAGTCATCTCTGGAATGTAGTCGTTTCAAGATCAATTTTCCGCGATGTGTGTGGGCGGTGGCATCGCTTCGGCGTCTGGACTGCGGCGTGCACTGGCCGCGGTTACCATGGCAATGGCCGCGGTTGGTGTGCGTCGCATGGGACGCTTAGTGGTGATGTCACATCCGGTCCTGCGGACCTTGCTGACATGCGCCGCTAATTATGTCCACAGTGGGGACAGGTGTTTAGGGTATTTATAGTTCATAGACACACAATTGTGAgcatggccccctgaggaagcccacgcgaaacgtgcgttggggctgcgttCAACCTCGTAAACGGACCTATTTGGGTGAGATAGAATCTTGGCTATACTCATTAACATCACACTGGGTTGTGGATACGGAACCGTGGGCCAAACATGTGGTGCTTTATGCGGCTTTTTACCCTGGATCTTTCCCTATAGCCAGTGTTAGATGGTGGTATATACATTTTGCTATACACCCATGGTCCCTTTTTACACTAAACTTGGTCGtttctgtctgtgtccttcacaTTTTTAACGTGTTTGTCCTTGGTATATTTCTGTATATTATATTGTACTTTTTGTCACGTGTTTTTATATTTACTACTAATaaataattgattttatttatGGGTGGTTTGGTACTCCTGTTTCTCCTTtgcttacatacttacattccgtgtctgtcctccggcgctgtgctttcctctgcactgtcagcgccggtcagccgtaaagcagagcggtgacgtcaccactgtgctctgctttccggccggcgctcacagccagtgcagaaaaGCACACcgcccggaggacagacacggaaggtaagtatgtaaggtttttttttttacgtttacgctggtaactagggtaaacatcgggttactaagcgcggccctgcgcttagtaacccgatgtttaccctggttaccagtgaagacatcgctgaatcggtgtcacacacgccgattcagcgatgtcagcgggagatccagcgacgaaataaagtttcagacgatctgctacgacgtacgattctcagcggggtccctgatcgcagtagcgtgtcagacacagcgagatcgtaacgatatcgctggaacgtcacggatcgtgcagtCCTAgcaatcaaagtgccactgtgtgacggtaccctaaggcgagCCCAGGTGGTCATGATTATCAGGGGATTATCCTGTCCCCTAGTACAGtgttgcaatcaatcaatcaagcttaATGATAGCAATAAAAGGTGAACTAATAGTCTCACCCTGATTTGGGCCAACTAACTGAGGCCCTTGGCTATTACATCATGGTGCAGGAAAGGGTTAAACACCTACGATTGGTCCACAATAACTAATGACCGACCTGAGCCCTTTCCGACCAATGGAACGATTGCACAGTCACTTCAAATCTTGTTGCCAGCATGCGCATTCTGCATTCATACTCCTTCACCATGGAGAAATGCAACTCCTGCAAGGTTtccttatttaaaaaaacaaaacaaaaaagcacGACATGTGATTCTTCGCTGTTAATAAGTAAAATAAATAGcgttttttttaattaccgtaaaTTTGTGAGCCATATTAaacaatttggtaaaaaaaaaaaaaaaaaaaaaaaaacacaagagccAGCAGACAACAAAAAAGTGTGCAAATGTTATTTTTCTTAATGTTGGATTGCAAAAAGTCATCTCTGCTTCTTACCCATTGCTCAGGCTGTAACTGAGCCTTAAAGAGAGGGGGAGAGATGGGAGCAGTCTTGGAAAGTTCTATGatctaaaaagatggaaaaaagagaaaaaaaacatataCCGGTATATactttattgaaaaataatatCCTTAAAAGAAATAATTACCATTAAATCAACACCGCAAGAGAGTGGAGAGTGCTGCAGAGCTTACAGTCTAAACAACCCATACCCTCTCCATTTACCTTATTCTCAAGCTCCTTCATGAGTTCAGTCACGGGCACTTCTGGAGAAATCTCAGGCAAACCCAACGCTTTTCCTACAAGTCGGAGCTCATCCAGAACGTCTTCGTTGTGTCTTAAAGATCCAGAAGTGAAAACGTTTGATCTTTTCAGGAGTCGGGCCGCCTCAAGCTCTGTGCTCAGGAACACTATGGAAAAGGATTCAGAAGCTTTCACATACaggaaacggaaaaaaaaaaattattaagccTGCACCTAATACGTGGGGTGGGAACACAATATGGTGCCAGTAACCCAGTGCCGCCTCCTCCTGATTGAccgacagcctctatgctgtgtaaCTTCAAGCAAATGAGTCGTCAATCTAGCAGgaggagaatagagctggagtgacagaggtgccAGATCTACCATAGCCCTTCAGCCTCACTTGCATATCAAGTCAAACGATAGATTTCTCAGTATTGTCGCACTTGTGGTAGAAGGAGCCACATGCACATATACATAGTATGGGGAGGGGaggatcctgctgacagattcctcggAGATATCATTGCACACATAATGGAAAGTATCATTACCAATGAGCTGTAGGCAATTTGTAGGCTTCATCAGCCTGGAGGTGACGTTTCCGGAGGTCAGCGATGTGTAGGGACAGTGGAGCTCGCTCATCACGCCGCTCATCTCCAGCTGGAAGGTCTCAGAATCGGCCGggcctgaggaggaggaggaggaggaggaggaggagatgtacTGTGTTACAGAAAGAAGAACATCATTGGGAATGAATTCTGGGTCCAGGCCAGAGCACGGATATGTTTTACACATGATAAAACCCTCATCTGCCATTTGACGTGGTCTTCCCAATAACAGTACATTTTTCTTTACAACACATACACACagcatctgctgcagaacctcttttatAAAATGGCCTCATATTGCGTACATCCCCTTTAAGGTTTCCTGCGGTATATGGCACAGATGTTAACAACAGATCTTTTAAAAGGtggttttcattaaaaaaaacaaaacaaaaaaaaacccccgAAGGCTTGTTGTGCTTTAATCCCCAGGTCCAGTGGCGAGTCTCCGAACTGCTGACATGTCATATAAAAAGCCCTGCAGTCAGTCAATCACCAAACTTAGCGATCAATGAGCCGCTGagctcaccgattggctgcagcgctacAAAAACTGGGAGCAGTCACTTGATACTAAAGCTAGGAAAAATGGGCTAGCTGAAGATTGAAAACCCCTATAAGTGGTGAAAGCTGCTCGCTGCGGCCTCCAGGTATCAgatcagaaaatccgcaaaattaatgaacatgctgattTTTTTACCGTGacgcgttttttttgcagaaaaaaaaaaaaacgcatcatgtgcccaaaacatgcagaatgcattctaaatgataggatgcataatgtatgcgtttttaatgagtttttaccacgaaaaaacctgaatgtgtgcatataccctaaggaTGATATCTGGGGAATTTGGAGACAAGTCGTCACTTTCAATTCTTTTTACGTGTTCCTGAAACCATTATTCTTCTGAAAGAAGGCACAGTCAGTAGGGAATACTGCTGCCAGGAAGCAGGGGAACATGGCGCAGGTCACATCCACGTGGTGCCAGGAGCCACGGTTTCCCCCGCAGATCACTGCCTGCGCCCGCTTATGTCCTTCCCATAGTAGAGCCAGGCGCCATCACTTCCCCAGGTAAGCGATGGGCACGTACCCGGCCGTCCACGTGATGTAGACGGTTATTCTCCAGACCGGTCCTCCTCCTTCCACTGACTCATGGTCCAATTCTGAAGCTCATGTGCCCATTGTAGTTGGttttggcaatttaaaaaaaaacaaaagaaaaaacaaacaatgcCACAACACCCAGGACCACCCACTACTTAGGAGGAGGTGTGCAGGTATACGTTACAATATGAATGATGACCAAAATGATAGCCTCACTTTAGGCTAGGTCATCGCTATCAAAATTCCATTTTCATATGGCTtggtacaagaaaaaaaaaaaaaaaaaagttttacttttaacccctctgtgaccttagacgtactatcccgtcgaggtgccctgggcttatctgaccctggacgggatagtacgtcatagccgatcggccgcgctcacggggggagcgcggccgagtgtcagctgcttatcgcagctgacatccggcactatgtgccaggagcggtcacggaccgcccccggcacattaacccctggcacaccgcgatcaaagatgatcgcgatgtgccggcggtgcagggaagcaccgcgcagggagggggctccctgcgggcttccctgagacccccggagcaacgcgatgtgatcgcgttgctgcgagggtctcacctccctccctgctccctccagccccggatccaagatggccgcggatccgggtcctgcagggagggaggtggcttcacagagcctgctcagagcaggcactgtgaaggctgcagcgctgcatgtcagatcagtgatctgacagagtgctgtgcaaactgtcagatcactgatctgtgatgtccccccctgggacaaagtaaaaaagttaaaaaaaaaaaaatttccaaatgtgtaaaaaaaataaaaaaaaatattccaaaataatgaaaaaaaatatatatatattattcccataaatacatttcttcatctaaataaaaaaaaaaaaaaaaaacaataaaagtacacatatttagtatcgccgcgtccgtaacgacccgacctataaaactggcccactagttaaccccttcagtaaacaccgtaagaaaaaaaaaaaaacgaggcaaaaaacaacgctttattatcataccgccgaacaaaaagtggaataacacgcgatcaaaaggacagatataaataaccatggtaccgctgaaagcgtcatattgtcccgcaaaaaacgagccgccatacagcatcatcagcaaaaaaataaaaaagttatagtcctgagaataaagcgatgcaaaaataattattttttctgtaaaatagtttttatcgtataaaagcgccaaaacataaaaaaattatataaatgaggtatcgctgtaatcgtactgacccgaagaataaaactgatttatcaattttaccaaacgcggaacggtataaacgcctcccccaatagaaattcatgaatagctggtttttggtcattcttcctcacaaaaatcggaataaaaagcgatcaaaaaatatcacgtgcccgaaaatgttttcaataaaaacgtcaactcgtcccgcaaaaaacaagacctcacatgactctgtggactcaaatatggaaaaattatagctctcaaaatgtggtattgcaaaaaatattttttgcaataaaaagggtctttcagtgtgtgacggctgccaatcataaaaatccgctaaaaaactcgctataaaagtaaatcaaaccccccttcatcacccccttagttagggaaaaataaaaaaaatgtatttatttccattttcccattagggctagggttagggctagggctacagtttgggttggggctacagttagggttagggtttagattacatttacagttgggaatagggttgggattagggttaggggtgtgtcagggttagaggtgtggttagggttaccgttggaattagggttaggggtgtgtttagattagggtttcagttataattggggggtttccactgtttcggcacatcaggggctctccaaacgcgacatggcgtccgatctcaattccagccaattctgcgttgaaaaagtaaaacagtgctccttcccttccgagctctcctgtgtgcccaaacaggggtttaccctcacatatggggtatcagcgtactcaggacaaattggacaacaacttttgtggaccaatttctcctgctacccttgggaaaatacaaaactgggggctaaaaaataatttttgtgggaaaacaaaaagattttttattttcacggctctgcgttataaactgtagtgaaacacttgggggttcaaagttctcacaacacatctagataagttcattgaggggtctagtttccaatatggggtcacttgtggggggtttctactgtttaggtacattaggggttctgcaaacgcaatgtgacgcctgcagaccaatccatctaagtctgcattccaaatgatgctccttcccttccgagccctcccatgcgcccaaacggtggttcccccccacatatggggtatcagcgtactcaggacaaattggacaacaacttttggggtccaatttctcctgttaccctagggaaaatacaaaactgggggctaaaaaataatttttgtgggaaaaaaaattttgttttatttttacggttctgcattataaacttctgtgaagcacttggtgggtcaaagtgctcaccacacctctagataagttccttagggggtctactttccaaaatggtgtcacttgtggggggtttcaatgtttaggcacatcagtagctctccaaacgcaacatggcgtcccatctcaattcctgtcaattttgcattgaaaagtcaaacggcgctccttcccttcagagctctcccatgcgcccaaacagtggtttactgccacatatggggtatcagcgtactcaggacaaattatacaacaacttttggggtccattttctcctgttacccttggtaaaataaaacaaattggagctgaagtaaattttttgtgtaaaaaagttaaatgttcatttttatttaaacattccaaaaattcctattaaacacctgaagggttaataaacttcttgaatgtggttttgagcaccttgagg is a window encoding:
- the FAM98C gene encoding protein FAM98C isoform X2 yields the protein MSAQPKYISSSSSSSSSSGPADSETFQLEMSGVMSELHCPYTSLTSGNVTSRLMKPTNCLQLIVFLSTELEAARLLKRSNVFTSGSLRHNEDVLDELRLVGKALGLPEISPEVPVTELMKELENKIIELSKTAPISPPLFKAQLQPEQWETLQELHFSMVKEYECRMRMLATRFEVTVQSFHWSERAQVKEKSMNEVYWPLRKTLTAESKITIPHLLAAREDYSRILHTCNATFCQKTRTAIQKVLMTGAVPDRGGRPNEIEPPMPVWEKRKEGGGGGPQRWGKRNKRKKK